One Pasteurella dagmatis DNA segment encodes these proteins:
- a CDS encoding glycosyltransferase family 2 protein, producing the protein MLELPLVSVLICAYNVEKYIEECINAVINQTYKNLEIIVVNDGSSDNTYFLLKQLAKKDNRIKILNLENNVGIISALNEGLKEVSGEYIARTDSDDITKPDWIEKILTCMENDPEIIAMGSYLTVLSEENNGSVLANHHKDAVEWKNPLEHKDIVEKMLFGNPIHNNSMIMRSKIYTKHKLIYDLDYPYAEDYKFWLEVSRIGKLANYPESLVYYRLHHNQTSSIHHDQQERISKKLRLEALNYYLKALGIDYCLPEKFLFKDIATLHEIFYKNGALQENIIKRIIYECYLSLTEYHYKDIYCFLISENNCFSIKERFKIIKKFLRPSKYSSTY; encoded by the coding sequence ATGCTAGAATTACCTTTAGTTTCAGTTTTGATTTGTGCTTATAATGTTGAAAAATATATTGAAGAATGTATCAATGCAGTAATTAATCAAACATATAAGAATTTAGAAATTATCGTAGTTAATGATGGTTCTTCTGATAATACTTATTTTCTATTAAAACAATTAGCTAAAAAAGATAATCGTATCAAAATATTAAACTTAGAGAATAATGTAGGAATAATATCTGCGTTAAATGAAGGATTAAAAGAAGTTAGTGGTGAGTATATTGCTCGAACTGATTCCGACGATATAACTAAACCTGATTGGATTGAGAAAATATTAACCTGTATGGAAAATGATCCTGAAATTATTGCGATGGGATCTTATCTTACTGTCTTATCGGAAGAAAATAATGGTAGTGTGCTTGCTAATCACCATAAAGATGCGGTTGAATGGAAAAATCCTTTAGAACATAAAGATATAGTGGAAAAAATGTTATTTGGCAATCCCATTCATAATAACTCAATGATAATGAGAAGTAAGATATATACTAAGCATAAATTAATTTATGATTTAGATTATCCTTATGCTGAAGATTATAAGTTTTGGTTGGAAGTGAGCAGAATTGGTAAATTAGCGAATTACCCTGAATCTCTAGTCTATTATAGATTGCACCATAATCAAACATCTTCTATTCATCATGATCAACAAGAAAGAATTAGTAAAAAACTACGATTGGAAGCTCTTAATTATTATTTAAAAGCTCTTGGTATTGATTACTGCTTACCTGAGAAATTTTTATTCAAAGATATAGCCACATTACATGAAATATTTTATAAAAATGGGGCTTTACAAGAAAATATAATAAAACGTATCATCTACGAATGTTATCTTTCTTTGACTGAATATCATTATAAAGATATTTATTGTTTTT